Proteins from one Strix uralensis isolate ZFMK-TIS-50842 unplaced genomic scaffold, bStrUra1 scaffold_250, whole genome shotgun sequence genomic window:
- the LOC141938711 gene encoding E3 SUMO-protein ligase ZBED1-like isoform X1 encodes MRFTGPVPPATPRQNTVGANRPRMSQFLQKNMKPEGEGSEAQPKEEATEEPALPPQPYPQPTQDDAPRVFAPHHVAAALGPSSRRKREKGGGQEGAGAALYGDRRKSKVWNYYTKLGDAYVECTVCKKQLSFHNSTTTMREHLVRKHSIRDTLLLPPQLKDDPASEPDYGAENVTKRARQTPPESGLLLPAGASCSEPRADVLQELVLEMIFRDLHPLSVVRDKGFGLLLGYLEPNFTLPSPAQLSGMLWHRYGAVKQHLERYLQTAQAIVLCAEFWVSRLSQSYVTVTANFIDGEWRRARCVMETRRARQEDGEGELGEKLYAVLAEFGLSGRSVFCVLQDGPQGAAASGQRAQNAYGWSSLRCAARGLQLCVQAGLEVEPVREALSIARGIVRYFQQDAKAARSLNGKLEAINKTKLKLVMDVSTRWLSTIEMCESLLELKWALMAVLEEHPKGAAGAPALADHQWKLLQDLVAVLRTIKIATAFLREEQNASASSLLPCVHGVVGAIGRQAEEAGAVLKTVVGNIRTELTRRWGLAEDERLLESPAAIASFLDPRFKELRFLSPGLRSELHKKVKTMLSQVWNPQSPPAGAFWAPNPPHKAEGGGSDGAARKDRSSSASSPSVYDILLGKDPTESMPEIHQQLENYIVEPLCKRSTDPLRWWKSNEHRFPAVARLSRQYLAVPATAVLPEQAFGTGESALEHRRAVLAPENLDQILFLHQNFDFLEAMRNGNEARNRTPR; translated from the exons ATGCGATTTACAGGCCCCGTTCCTCCGGCGACACCTCGCCAAAACACG GTTGGAGCCAACCGGCCCAGAATGTCtcagtttttacagaaaaacatgaaGCCGGAGGGCGAGGGCAGCGAGGCGCAGCCGAAGGAGGAGGCGACGGAGGAGCCGGCTCTGCCCCCGCAGCCCTACCCGCAGCCCACGCAAG ACGACGCCCCGAGGGTCTTCGCCCCCCACCACGTGGCGGCCGCTCTGGGGCCTTCAtcgaggaggaagagggagaagggcggggggcaggagggggccggCGCCGCGCTGTACGGCGACCGGCGGAAATCCAAAGTGTGGAATTATTACACCAAACTGGGCGACGCTTACGTGGAGTGCACCGTCTGCAAGAAGCAGCTTTCCTTCCACAACAGCACCACGACCATGCGGGAGCATCTGGTGAGGAAGCACAGCATCCGCgacaccctcctcctccccccgcagCTCAAGGACGATCCCGCCTCCGAACCCGATTACGGCGCCGAAAACGTCACCAAACGCGCCCGGCAGACGCCGCCGGAAAGCggcctcctcctccccgccggcGCGTCCTGCTCGGAGCCGCGCGCCGACGTCCTCCAGGAGCTGGTGCTGGAGATGATTTTCCGCGATCTTCACCCTCTCTCCGTGGTGAGGGATAAAGGATTCGGGCTCCTGCTCGGTTACCTGGAGCCTAATTTCACGCTGCCGTCGCCGGCGCAGCTCTCGGGGATGCTCTGGCACCGTTACGGCGCCGTCAAGCAGCATTTGGAGCGGTACCTGCAGACGGCGCAGGCCATCGTGCTCTGCGCCGAGTTCTGGGTGTCGCGGCTGAGCCAGAGCTACGTGACGGTGACGGCGAATTTCATCGACGGGGAGTGGCGGCGGGCGCGGTGCGTGATGGAGACGCGGCGAGCGCGCCAGGAGGACGGGGAGGGCGAGTTGGGGGAGAAGTTATACGCCGTTTTGGCGGAGTTCGGGCTGTCGGGGCGGTCGGTGTTCTGCGTGCTGCAGGACGGGCCGCAGGGCGCGGCGGCGAGCGGGCAGCGGGCGCAGAACGCGTACGGTTGGAGCAGCCTGCGCTGCGCCGCGCGCGGCCTGCAGCTCTGCGTCCAGGCCGGCTTGGAGGTCGAACCGGTGCGGGAAGCTTTGAGCATCGCCCGCGGCATCGTTCGGTATTTCCAGCAGGACGCCAAGGCCGCCCGTTCCTTAAACGGCAAACTGGAGGCTATCAATAAAACCAAGCTTAAGCTGGTGATGGACGTGAGCACGCGGTGGCTGAGCACCATCGAGATGTGCGAGAGCCTCCTCGAGCTCAAGTGGGCCCTGATGGCCGTGCTGGAGGAGCACCCCAAGGGCGCGGCGGGCGCCCCGGCGCTGGCCGACCACCAGTGGAAGCTCCTCCAGGATTTAGTCGCGGTGCTGAGGACCATCAAGATCGCCACGGCCTTCCTCCGCGAGGAGCAGAACGCCTCGGCCTCCTCGCTGCTGCCCTGCGTCCACGGCGTGGTGGGCGCCATCGGTCGACAAGCCGAAGAAGCCGGCGCCGTCCTCAAAACGGTGGTTGGCAACATCCGGACGGAGCTGACGCGGCGCTGGGGGCTGGCGGAGGACGAGAGGTTGTTGGAGAGCCCGGCGGCCATCGCTTCGTTTTTAGACCCGCGGTTTAAGGAGCTGCGCTTTCTCAGTCCCGGCTTAAGAAGCGAGCTGCACAAAAAAGTCAAAACCATGTTGTCGCAGGTTTGGAACCCCCAATCCCCGCCCGCCGGCGCCTTCTGGGCGCCCAACCCGCCGCACAAAGCCGAAGGCGGCGGCAGCGACGGCGCCGCGCGGAAGGACAGAAGCTCGAGCGCGTCGTCCCCCAGCGTCTACGACATCCTGCTGGGGAAGGACCCGACGGAGAGCATGCCCGAGATCCACCAGCAGCTGGAAAATTACATCGTGGAGCCGCTCTGCAAGCGCAGCACCGACCCGTTGCGCTGGTGGAAAAGCAACGAGCATCGTTTCCCGGCCGTGGCGCGGCTCAGCCGGCAATACCTGGCCGTGCCGGCTACCGCCGTCCTGCCCGAGCAAGCCTTCGGCACCGGCGAGAGCGCGCTGGAGCACCGGCGAGCCGTCCTGGCGCCGGAAAACCTCGATCAAATCCTCTTCCTGCAtcagaattttgattttttagAAGCGATGAGGAACGGTAACGAGGCTCGCAACAGGACCCCGCGCTGA
- the LOC141938711 gene encoding E3 SUMO-protein ligase ZBED1-like isoform X3: MKPEGEGSEAQPKEEATEEPALPPQPYPQPTQDDAPRVFAPHHVAAALGPSSRRKREKGGGQEGAGAALYGDRRKSKVWNYYTKLGDAYVECTVCKKQLSFHNSTTTMREHLVRKHSIRDTLLLPPQLKDDPASEPDYGAENVTKRARQTPPESGLLLPAGASCSEPRADVLQELVLEMIFRDLHPLSVVRDKGFGLLLGYLEPNFTLPSPAQLSGMLWHRYGAVKQHLERYLQTAQAIVLCAEFWVSRLSQSYVTVTANFIDGEWRRARCVMETRRARQEDGEGELGEKLYAVLAEFGLSGRSVFCVLQDGPQGAAASGQRAQNAYGWSSLRCAARGLQLCVQAGLEVEPVREALSIARGIVRYFQQDAKAARSLNGKLEAINKTKLKLVMDVSTRWLSTIEMCESLLELKWALMAVLEEHPKGAAGAPALADHQWKLLQDLVAVLRTIKIATAFLREEQNASASSLLPCVHGVVGAIGRQAEEAGAVLKTVVGNIRTELTRRWGLAEDERLLESPAAIASFLDPRFKELRFLSPGLRSELHKKVKTMLSQVWNPQSPPAGAFWAPNPPHKAEGGGSDGAARKDRSSSASSPSVYDILLGKDPTESMPEIHQQLENYIVEPLCKRSTDPLRWWKSNEHRFPAVARLSRQYLAVPATAVLPEQAFGTGESALEHRRAVLAPENLDQILFLHQNFDFLEAMRNGNEARNRTPR; the protein is encoded by the exons atgaaGCCGGAGGGCGAGGGCAGCGAGGCGCAGCCGAAGGAGGAGGCGACGGAGGAGCCGGCTCTGCCCCCGCAGCCCTACCCGCAGCCCACGCAAG ACGACGCCCCGAGGGTCTTCGCCCCCCACCACGTGGCGGCCGCTCTGGGGCCTTCAtcgaggaggaagagggagaagggcggggggcaggagggggccggCGCCGCGCTGTACGGCGACCGGCGGAAATCCAAAGTGTGGAATTATTACACCAAACTGGGCGACGCTTACGTGGAGTGCACCGTCTGCAAGAAGCAGCTTTCCTTCCACAACAGCACCACGACCATGCGGGAGCATCTGGTGAGGAAGCACAGCATCCGCgacaccctcctcctccccccgcagCTCAAGGACGATCCCGCCTCCGAACCCGATTACGGCGCCGAAAACGTCACCAAACGCGCCCGGCAGACGCCGCCGGAAAGCggcctcctcctccccgccggcGCGTCCTGCTCGGAGCCGCGCGCCGACGTCCTCCAGGAGCTGGTGCTGGAGATGATTTTCCGCGATCTTCACCCTCTCTCCGTGGTGAGGGATAAAGGATTCGGGCTCCTGCTCGGTTACCTGGAGCCTAATTTCACGCTGCCGTCGCCGGCGCAGCTCTCGGGGATGCTCTGGCACCGTTACGGCGCCGTCAAGCAGCATTTGGAGCGGTACCTGCAGACGGCGCAGGCCATCGTGCTCTGCGCCGAGTTCTGGGTGTCGCGGCTGAGCCAGAGCTACGTGACGGTGACGGCGAATTTCATCGACGGGGAGTGGCGGCGGGCGCGGTGCGTGATGGAGACGCGGCGAGCGCGCCAGGAGGACGGGGAGGGCGAGTTGGGGGAGAAGTTATACGCCGTTTTGGCGGAGTTCGGGCTGTCGGGGCGGTCGGTGTTCTGCGTGCTGCAGGACGGGCCGCAGGGCGCGGCGGCGAGCGGGCAGCGGGCGCAGAACGCGTACGGTTGGAGCAGCCTGCGCTGCGCCGCGCGCGGCCTGCAGCTCTGCGTCCAGGCCGGCTTGGAGGTCGAACCGGTGCGGGAAGCTTTGAGCATCGCCCGCGGCATCGTTCGGTATTTCCAGCAGGACGCCAAGGCCGCCCGTTCCTTAAACGGCAAACTGGAGGCTATCAATAAAACCAAGCTTAAGCTGGTGATGGACGTGAGCACGCGGTGGCTGAGCACCATCGAGATGTGCGAGAGCCTCCTCGAGCTCAAGTGGGCCCTGATGGCCGTGCTGGAGGAGCACCCCAAGGGCGCGGCGGGCGCCCCGGCGCTGGCCGACCACCAGTGGAAGCTCCTCCAGGATTTAGTCGCGGTGCTGAGGACCATCAAGATCGCCACGGCCTTCCTCCGCGAGGAGCAGAACGCCTCGGCCTCCTCGCTGCTGCCCTGCGTCCACGGCGTGGTGGGCGCCATCGGTCGACAAGCCGAAGAAGCCGGCGCCGTCCTCAAAACGGTGGTTGGCAACATCCGGACGGAGCTGACGCGGCGCTGGGGGCTGGCGGAGGACGAGAGGTTGTTGGAGAGCCCGGCGGCCATCGCTTCGTTTTTAGACCCGCGGTTTAAGGAGCTGCGCTTTCTCAGTCCCGGCTTAAGAAGCGAGCTGCACAAAAAAGTCAAAACCATGTTGTCGCAGGTTTGGAACCCCCAATCCCCGCCCGCCGGCGCCTTCTGGGCGCCCAACCCGCCGCACAAAGCCGAAGGCGGCGGCAGCGACGGCGCCGCGCGGAAGGACAGAAGCTCGAGCGCGTCGTCCCCCAGCGTCTACGACATCCTGCTGGGGAAGGACCCGACGGAGAGCATGCCCGAGATCCACCAGCAGCTGGAAAATTACATCGTGGAGCCGCTCTGCAAGCGCAGCACCGACCCGTTGCGCTGGTGGAAAAGCAACGAGCATCGTTTCCCGGCCGTGGCGCGGCTCAGCCGGCAATACCTGGCCGTGCCGGCTACCGCCGTCCTGCCCGAGCAAGCCTTCGGCACCGGCGAGAGCGCGCTGGAGCACCGGCGAGCCGTCCTGGCGCCGGAAAACCTCGATCAAATCCTCTTCCTGCAtcagaattttgattttttagAAGCGATGAGGAACGGTAACGAGGCTCGCAACAGGACCCCGCGCTGA
- the LOC141938711 gene encoding E3 SUMO-protein ligase ZBED1-like isoform X2 has protein sequence MSQFLQKNMKPEGEGSEAQPKEEATEEPALPPQPYPQPTQDDAPRVFAPHHVAAALGPSSRRKREKGGGQEGAGAALYGDRRKSKVWNYYTKLGDAYVECTVCKKQLSFHNSTTTMREHLVRKHSIRDTLLLPPQLKDDPASEPDYGAENVTKRARQTPPESGLLLPAGASCSEPRADVLQELVLEMIFRDLHPLSVVRDKGFGLLLGYLEPNFTLPSPAQLSGMLWHRYGAVKQHLERYLQTAQAIVLCAEFWVSRLSQSYVTVTANFIDGEWRRARCVMETRRARQEDGEGELGEKLYAVLAEFGLSGRSVFCVLQDGPQGAAASGQRAQNAYGWSSLRCAARGLQLCVQAGLEVEPVREALSIARGIVRYFQQDAKAARSLNGKLEAINKTKLKLVMDVSTRWLSTIEMCESLLELKWALMAVLEEHPKGAAGAPALADHQWKLLQDLVAVLRTIKIATAFLREEQNASASSLLPCVHGVVGAIGRQAEEAGAVLKTVVGNIRTELTRRWGLAEDERLLESPAAIASFLDPRFKELRFLSPGLRSELHKKVKTMLSQVWNPQSPPAGAFWAPNPPHKAEGGGSDGAARKDRSSSASSPSVYDILLGKDPTESMPEIHQQLENYIVEPLCKRSTDPLRWWKSNEHRFPAVARLSRQYLAVPATAVLPEQAFGTGESALEHRRAVLAPENLDQILFLHQNFDFLEAMRNGNEARNRTPR, from the exons ATGTCtcagtttttacagaaaaacatgaaGCCGGAGGGCGAGGGCAGCGAGGCGCAGCCGAAGGAGGAGGCGACGGAGGAGCCGGCTCTGCCCCCGCAGCCCTACCCGCAGCCCACGCAAG ACGACGCCCCGAGGGTCTTCGCCCCCCACCACGTGGCGGCCGCTCTGGGGCCTTCAtcgaggaggaagagggagaagggcggggggcaggagggggccggCGCCGCGCTGTACGGCGACCGGCGGAAATCCAAAGTGTGGAATTATTACACCAAACTGGGCGACGCTTACGTGGAGTGCACCGTCTGCAAGAAGCAGCTTTCCTTCCACAACAGCACCACGACCATGCGGGAGCATCTGGTGAGGAAGCACAGCATCCGCgacaccctcctcctccccccgcagCTCAAGGACGATCCCGCCTCCGAACCCGATTACGGCGCCGAAAACGTCACCAAACGCGCCCGGCAGACGCCGCCGGAAAGCggcctcctcctccccgccggcGCGTCCTGCTCGGAGCCGCGCGCCGACGTCCTCCAGGAGCTGGTGCTGGAGATGATTTTCCGCGATCTTCACCCTCTCTCCGTGGTGAGGGATAAAGGATTCGGGCTCCTGCTCGGTTACCTGGAGCCTAATTTCACGCTGCCGTCGCCGGCGCAGCTCTCGGGGATGCTCTGGCACCGTTACGGCGCCGTCAAGCAGCATTTGGAGCGGTACCTGCAGACGGCGCAGGCCATCGTGCTCTGCGCCGAGTTCTGGGTGTCGCGGCTGAGCCAGAGCTACGTGACGGTGACGGCGAATTTCATCGACGGGGAGTGGCGGCGGGCGCGGTGCGTGATGGAGACGCGGCGAGCGCGCCAGGAGGACGGGGAGGGCGAGTTGGGGGAGAAGTTATACGCCGTTTTGGCGGAGTTCGGGCTGTCGGGGCGGTCGGTGTTCTGCGTGCTGCAGGACGGGCCGCAGGGCGCGGCGGCGAGCGGGCAGCGGGCGCAGAACGCGTACGGTTGGAGCAGCCTGCGCTGCGCCGCGCGCGGCCTGCAGCTCTGCGTCCAGGCCGGCTTGGAGGTCGAACCGGTGCGGGAAGCTTTGAGCATCGCCCGCGGCATCGTTCGGTATTTCCAGCAGGACGCCAAGGCCGCCCGTTCCTTAAACGGCAAACTGGAGGCTATCAATAAAACCAAGCTTAAGCTGGTGATGGACGTGAGCACGCGGTGGCTGAGCACCATCGAGATGTGCGAGAGCCTCCTCGAGCTCAAGTGGGCCCTGATGGCCGTGCTGGAGGAGCACCCCAAGGGCGCGGCGGGCGCCCCGGCGCTGGCCGACCACCAGTGGAAGCTCCTCCAGGATTTAGTCGCGGTGCTGAGGACCATCAAGATCGCCACGGCCTTCCTCCGCGAGGAGCAGAACGCCTCGGCCTCCTCGCTGCTGCCCTGCGTCCACGGCGTGGTGGGCGCCATCGGTCGACAAGCCGAAGAAGCCGGCGCCGTCCTCAAAACGGTGGTTGGCAACATCCGGACGGAGCTGACGCGGCGCTGGGGGCTGGCGGAGGACGAGAGGTTGTTGGAGAGCCCGGCGGCCATCGCTTCGTTTTTAGACCCGCGGTTTAAGGAGCTGCGCTTTCTCAGTCCCGGCTTAAGAAGCGAGCTGCACAAAAAAGTCAAAACCATGTTGTCGCAGGTTTGGAACCCCCAATCCCCGCCCGCCGGCGCCTTCTGGGCGCCCAACCCGCCGCACAAAGCCGAAGGCGGCGGCAGCGACGGCGCCGCGCGGAAGGACAGAAGCTCGAGCGCGTCGTCCCCCAGCGTCTACGACATCCTGCTGGGGAAGGACCCGACGGAGAGCATGCCCGAGATCCACCAGCAGCTGGAAAATTACATCGTGGAGCCGCTCTGCAAGCGCAGCACCGACCCGTTGCGCTGGTGGAAAAGCAACGAGCATCGTTTCCCGGCCGTGGCGCGGCTCAGCCGGCAATACCTGGCCGTGCCGGCTACCGCCGTCCTGCCCGAGCAAGCCTTCGGCACCGGCGAGAGCGCGCTGGAGCACCGGCGAGCCGTCCTGGCGCCGGAAAACCTCGATCAAATCCTCTTCCTGCAtcagaattttgattttttagAAGCGATGAGGAACGGTAACGAGGCTCGCAACAGGACCCCGCGCTGA